From a region of the Besnoitia besnoiti strain Bb-Ger1 chromosome I, whole genome shotgun sequence genome:
- a CDS encoding hypothetical protein (encoded by transcript BESB_003750) → MDTRVRGQPPVAAVHVAVASALPTLSSGSTDRAPQAAGGTLSAPRHMESARDPWGGHGDDMSWQASGQHVSWSAGLSHAGAGAAPRSGSLGAAASASDRQGGLVETLAAHTERDLREFTGEGGTDDRFATRGRTGSSASHGFSQQQAHPDRHDRRRGRASYAAGEDMAGRGALILGQKENAPWGFFGVAPVQPLGLEPISSDKTASASRASARDEPNPHGSAPPSGDGSAAHPRGSCSFSRTSFFSVRESPCCFLSSTRASVTGSTDPFFSTPPRQPEFDSGFAELSRQADARGRGPDYLEMPSCGGSEASSCAPPRDFRHSSPVLSAARLSGAADWTADSHLARTPRRCAADELERVGTSGGGESSVSSARVFLPHRNPVGSAPGDLPVSPYAGQWSLGAHSASSAGGLSPLAGGLSCSDPPDPTEGSPSVAAALSIFPFLLPSAAALALDGRRTRRLARSGRPLGGGRPASAKSASSRYSESFPRRSSSTQSASAGLPASEAACVSVGLSVASPAVSGGSEKARTPDVAPGGPTESAWEADPLVQEALCSCLAAAAPEAEESDLRRLQQNSAELDLLLPQMPLGELCVLDTAPSANSPCAAEGSGTESAGKGHWSMRGRSDSCGQGSRTTRRMTGRRVKVCRCLRPLASSLQTRSLCDLYEEEAFFLPEQDILEVKFNWWQMLKREFRVQVQWELQRELQKQRGGELPKQSREERLLSRWSYCVSSVTALHVPKARRILQDGPLALHDGMAIDGAGGNADARDMGASCGRDGLGDLDVSALLPRACESEGEAEGFMDCSTDPQGPGGEGRKILSRQMRQRVWTWMWECSSGLGFCVPSRFLGLQLLDAYVAHELSPLDPEKEDQVSLAAVACLLIAAGLRGHWKDLQKDAYLAAIVRGLDFPYSIDEVIQTQYDILHLLPSGIMLSKTVIDYFRLYLAHLKELPNLLQHLDTGGPELPGAEAKSSSAVSSFLRQSSTSLLPDLAARCDRRLSCVSASRGSGAGPKEDSDSRGLAGEILQHTGAFFTPLLSEQSSLDTAGARAGEGHMDCLDSSRGRQDSHPVGASVGLSTGTGVCVSISSGASSRWNSPLPVAASESEEAGDATDQGLVSLFEFWKCTGLLACLEALILRSCSAIVGSAGPPLLVPPSRLVAALLLRLIEPFSMARLVEKKTERDRRTRGLPPQLAVDPDPVLGRGSIASWSRFLCTFVFRLHYDADMVFWKAVLAPVIDGVLSMEDNRCFLALWEAGSEVWANLISRSCIFEENGVPGAPAEVAGGVRDVRAPHSGERELSEGWSRVASEAAVPASHLGQHSRGETLADRAEGFASPWGAARRRRSPESGSSAAARTSFSWSASEPRRVQEMQTGAKDTHGRENVTGLTIQDPSAVHVVVPVAPAHASHYASHIRRELLAAAAARPSWSADHGEAPSARPGSTHRTPVAVYAVTALGFDASAGSAQVETGEWTKQTGYPAQDTMQWETDEGCKAWTPVGAAPGAARFAPSATDSETPRREAGRVLEESGGGGRHRGPREARSPSVSEKRRRSVRDQLAMPADHKFQKFGSDSGPPQASVARGEIMYASAKEGHPRSRDRQKSGGERHRASWSVVADTQLEAQQHNDQPPSLGATSAGPHSTARRSRLDAIPLQPRQSDTEAISALAGQRDLPRRSTAEREQDARRARHSSTPADTFISERGTRASPRSSAPSVRVQAPPRGEPPSQAFGGGDWPSAHPRGVSADGRDWEPGHWHSSAAAARDAGSCAAALPSLPPRLPRASGDARFEECIRLSVGYTVRRPSGRNETSPSVPSEPPVWSLPQQDGADAGVFFHAEGAACPSPVFFTPSPLKEPPTFGCAAKSVPDADFCLETDAWRGSRQFERAVWHTMERWDDAVSPPEEEAEQVSAGGSLAMSERIAAPGEAAWSMGMGSVRSLTTAYVCHVLPRSHEHPPTATVPGEPKRRRRHPVTPPDGKVGIPLYGPLADNARRSRGLTILPSGVALIAERLNYSHPGQDKNTSKRNPAAWL, encoded by the exons ATGGACACGCGTGTTCGAGGTCAGCCGCCGGTGGCCGCTGTCCATGTTGCGGTCGCGAGCGCACTCCCAACTCTGAGCAGCGGCTCAACtgaccgcgcgccgcaggcggcgggagggACTCTGTCGGCGCCACGGCACATGGAGTCCGCGCGCGATCCCTGGGGGGGGCACGGAGATGACATGAGCTGGCAGGCCAGCGGGCAGCATGTGAGTTGGTCGGCGGGACTGAGTCATGCTggggcaggcgccgcgccgcggtccGGCAGTCTCGgagccgcggcttccgccaGCGACCGACAGGGCGGGCTCGTGGAAACGCTAGCCGCACACACGGAGCGCGACCTGAGAGAGTTCACTGGCGAAGGCGGAACTGACGACAGGTTCGCAACTCGTGGCAGGACAGGAAGCTCGGCTTCGCACGGCTTCTCGCAGCAGCAAGCGCACCCGGACCGCCATGACCGTCGTCGAGGGCGCGCTTCCTACGCCGCCGGGGAGGACATGGCAGGAAGAGGCGCCCTGATTTTGGGCCAGAAAGAGAACGCCCCGTGGGGCTTCTTCGGCGTGGCTCCTGTCCAACCCCTAGGGCTCGAACCTATAAGCTCCGATAAGACTGCTTCTGCCAGCCGGGCTTCCGCTCGCGATGAGCCGAACCCTCATgggtctgcgccgccgtcaggCGATGGAAGCGCAGCGCATCCCAGAGGGTCTTGCTCTTTTTCGCGCAcgtctttcttttctgtTCGCGAAAGTCCGTGTTGCTTTCTGTCCTCGACGCGCGCTAGCGTCACCGGGAGCACCGACCCGTTTTTCTCCACGCCGCCCCGCCAGCCCGAGTTCGACTCTGGCTTCGCAGAGCTCTCCCGCCAAGCCGACGCTCGCGGCCGGGGACCTGACTACCTCGAGATGCCCTCGTGTGGAGGCTCCGAGGCCAgttcctgcgcgcctccaaGAGACTTTCGGCACTCGTCGCCAGTTCTGTCTGCAGCTCGCCTGTCTGGCGCGGCGGACTGGACTGCTGACTCGCATCTAGCGAGGACTCCTCGCCGTTGCGCTGCTGACGAACTGGAGCGAGTCGGAACGTCTGGGGGGGGAGAAAGCAGCGTCAGCAGTGCGAGGGTGTTTCTGCCGCACAGGAACCCGGTGGGCAGTGCCCCGGGGGACTTGCCTGTGTCCCCGTATGCGGGTCAGTGGAGCCTCGGCGCGCACAGCGCATCCTCGGCTGGAGGCCTTTCCCCTCTGGCAGGCGGACTGTCTTGTTCGGATCCCCCTGACCCAACAGAGGGGTCGCCTTcggtggctgcggcgctgtcgaTCTTTCCTTTTCTGCTCCCgagtgctgctgcgctggcgcTAGACGGCCGCCGCACCAGAAGGCTCGCGCGGTCGGGAAGGCCCCTAGGGGGCGGTCGTCCCGCATCCGCGAAATCGGCTTCGTCGAGGTACTCCGAGAGCTTTCCGCGCCGTTCCTCGAGCACGCAGAGCGCTTCCGCCGGGCTACCCGCCAGCGAAGCCGCGTGTGTCTCGGTGGGCCTCAGCGTCGCAAGTCCGGCGGTCTCAGGCGGATCTGAGAAGGCAAGGACTCCAGACGTGGCGCCTGGTGGACCGACGGAGAGCGCCTGGGAGGCCGACCCGCTTGTGCAGGAagctctctgcagctgccttgcggcagcggctcccGAAGCTGAAGAAAGCGACCTGCGGAGGCTCCAGCAGAACAGCGCCGAACTGGATCTCCTTCTTCCCCAAATGCCTCTCGGAGAGCTATGTGTCCTAGATACTGCGCCCAGTGCAAACAGCCCGTGCGCGGCAGAGGGCAGCGGGACAGAAAGCGCTGGAAAGGGGCACTGGAGcatgcgcgggcgcagcgatAGTTGCGGGCAGGGATCCAGGACAACAAGACGGATGACTGGGCGCCGCGTCAAAGTCTGTCGATGCCTGCGGCCCCTGGCGAGCAGCTTGCAGACAAGGTCTCTGTGCGATTTgtacgaggaagaagcgttCTTTTTGCCCGAGCAAGATATCTTGGAAGTGAAGTTCAACTGGTGGCAGATGCTCAAGCGGGAGTTTCGCGTCCAGGTCCAGTGGGAGTTGCAGCGTGAGttgcagaagcagcgaggcggggaGCTTCCGAAGCAGAgtcgcgaggagagactTCTAAGCCGATGGTCCTACTGCGTGTCTTCTGTGACAGCGCTTCACGTGCCGAAAGCTCGCCGCATTCTTCAAGACGGGCCGCTCGCCTTGCACGATGGCATGGCCATAGACGGCGCTGGTGGGAACGCCGACGCCAGAGATATgggcgcgagctgcgggcgGGACGGCTTGGGCGACCTCGACGTCTCTGCTCTTTTGCCAAGAGCTTGCGAGAGTgagggcgaagcagaaggctTCATGGACTGCTCGACGGACCCCCAAGGGCCAGGGGGCGAAGGCCGCAAAATACTTAGCCGCCAGATGCGTCAGCGAGTCTGGACGTGGATGTGGGAGTGCTCGTCCGGCCTCGGCTTCTGCGTCCCCAGTCGCTTTCTGGGCCTGCAGCTGTTGGACGCGTACGTCGCCCACGAACTCTCTCCCCTCGATCCCGAGAAAGAAGATCAAGTGAGTCTCGCTGCGGTGGCGTGTCTCCTCATcgcggcgggcctgcgcGGTCATTGGAAAGATCTCCAGAAAGACGCGTACCTTGCCGCTATCGTCCGCGGGCTGGACTTCCCCTACTCGATAGATGAGGTGATTCAGACGCAGTACGACATTCTCCATCTTCTGCCCTCCGGCATCATGCTCAGCAAAACTGTGATTGACTATTTCCGCCTCTATCTCGCGCACCTGAAGGAGCTGCCTAATCTGCTCCAGCATCTCGACACCGGGGGGCCCGAACTTCCCGGCGCGGAAGCCAAGTCGTCTTCTGCCGTCTCTTCCTTTCTCCGCCAGAGCTCGACTAGCCTTTTGCCGGATCTGGCTGCCCGCTGCGACCGCAGGCTGAGTTGTGTCTCGGCTAGCAGGGGTTCTGGCGCTGGTCCCAAGGAGgacagcgacagccgcgggctcgcgggGGAGATTCTTCAGCACACAGGAGCGTTCTTCACACCGCTTCTTTCCGAGCAGAGTTCACTGGATACAgcgggggcgagggcgggcgaaGGCCACATGGACTGCCTAGATTCCTCTCGAGGTCGACAGGACAGCCACCCTGTTGGAGCGAGCGTGGGACTGTCAACAGGCACAGGAGTCTGCGTGAGCatcagcagcggcgcctcgtctcgtTGGAACTCTCCTTTACCGGTGGCGGCAtcagagagcgaggaggccggcgacgcaaCTGATCAGGGGCTTGTGTCGCTCTTTGAATTCTGGAAGTGTACAGGGCTTCTTGCGTGCCTCGAGGCGCTCATCCTCCGAAGCTGTTCAGCTATCGTCGGCTCGGCGGGGCCCCCTCTGCTTGTCCCGCCGAGCCGCCTTGTTGCGGctcttctgctgcggctcaTCGAGCCCTTCAGCATGGCGCGACTGGTGGAGAAGAAGACCGAGAGGGACCGGAGAACTCGCGGCCTCCCCCCACAACTCGCGGTAGACCCCGACCCTGTCCTTGGCCGCGGCAGCATCGCCTCCTGGAGTCGGTTCCTCTGCACCTTTGTTTTTCGCCTGCACTACGACGCCGACATGGTTTTCTGGAAGGCTGTCCTCGCTCCTGTCATCGACGGAGTCCTCAGCATGGAAGACAACCGCTGCTTCTTGGCGCTCTGGGAGGCCGGGAGCGAGGTGTGGGCTAACTTGATTTCTCGGAGTTGCATTTTCGAAGAGAACGGCGTTCCGGGAGCACCTGCCGAAGTCGCCGGGGGGGTCCGCGACGTGCGAGCTCCTCATTCTGGAGAAAGAGAGCTTTCGGAGGGGTGGAGTCGGGTCGCGTCGGAAGCCGCGGTCCCTGCGAGCCACCTCGGTCAGCACTCCCGTGGAGAAACGCTCGCAGACCGCGCGGAAGGGTTCGCTTCTCCGTGGGGGGCTGCTCGCAGGCGACGTTCGCCGGAGAGCggctcttcggcggcggcgcggaccaGTTTTTCGTGGtcggcgagcgagccgcgccgcgtaCAGGAGATGCAGACAGGCGCGAAGGACACCCACGGGCGGGAGAATGTCACCGGACTTACCATCCAGGATCCTTCCGCTGTGCATGTCGTCGTCCCAGTCGCacctgcgcatgcatcgcaTTACGCATCACACATACGCAGAGAGCTgcttgctgcggcggctgcaagGCCGAGCTGGTCTGCTGACCacggagaggcgccgagTGCGCGTCCAGGCTCCACGCATCGCACCCCGGTTGCAGTGTATGCCGTAACTGCTTTGGGCTtcgacgcgagcgccggaAGTGCGCAAGTCGAAACGGGAGAGTGGACGAAGCAGACAGGCTATCCCGCGCAAGACACAATGCAGTGGGAGACGGATGAAGGATGCAAGGCGTGGACACCTGTCGGCGCTgctccaggcgctgcgcgattCGCGCCGAGCGCTACTGATTCCGaaacgccgcggagagaggcgggaagAGTGCTGGAAGAGAgtggagggggagggcgccACAGGGgcccgcgcgaggcacgTTCTCCGAGTGTTTCGGAGAAACGGCGGCGGTCGGTACGGGACCAGCTCGCGATGCCCGCAGACCACAAGTTTCAGAAATTTGGATCAGACTCCGGACCACCGCAGGCCAGTGTCGCCCGCGGAGAAATCATGTATGCGTCTGCAAAGGAGGGTCATCCACGGAGCCGCGACCGACAGAAAAGCGGCGGGGAGCGCCACCGAGCGTCGTGGTCCGTCGTCGCGGACACCCAACTTGAGGCTCAGCAGCACAACGACCAGCCTCCCTCGCTGGGAGCGACGAGCGCGGGGCCACACAGCACGgccagacgcagcaggcTGGACGCAATCCCTCTTCAGCCGCGGCAAAGCGACACAGAAGCCAtttccgcgctcgcgggacAGCGCGACCTGCCGCGCAGGAGCACGgccgagagagagcaagACGCACGACGCGCACGCCACTCTTCTACCCCTGCGGACACCTTCATCTCGGAGCGAGGAAcccgcgcctccccgcgGTCGTCAGCGCCTTCAGTTCGCGTGCAAGCGCcaccgcgaggcgagccccCAAGCCAGGCGTTCGGAGGCGGGGACTGGCCGTCGGCTCACCCAAGAGGCGTCAGCGCGGATGGACGCGACTGGGAGCCAGGCCACTGGCattcgtccgcggcggcagcacggGACGCCGGatcctgcgcagctgcgctgccgtctctgccgccccGCTTGCCGCGTGCGAGTGGCGATGCGCGCTTCGAAGAATGCATCCGCCTCTCTGTTGGATACACCGTTCGGCGGCCGTCGGGCCGCAACGAGACGTCGCCCTCTGTCCCCTCGGAGCCCCCTGTCTGGAGCCTCCCTCAGCAGGACGGGGCTGACGCTGGAGTCTTCTTccacgcggaaggcgcggcgtgccCCTCGCCTGTGTTCTTCACGCCTTCTCCACTGAAGGAGCCGCCGACTTTCGGCTGCGCGGCAAAAAGCGTGCCCGACGCGGACTTCTGCCTCGAGACCGACGCATGGCGAGGCAGTCGGCAGTTTGAGAGAGCCGTCTGGCACACCATGGAGAGGTGGGACGACGCCGTCAGCCCGCcagaagaggaagctgaGCAGGTATCCGCAGGAGGCAGCCTCGCCATGAGCGAACGAatcgccgcgcccggcgaAGCTGCGTGGTCGATGGGGATGGGCAGCGTCCGAAGCCTGACAACGGCATACGTCTGCCACGTGCTTCCTCGTAGCCATGAACACCCGCCCACTGCGACTGTTCCGGGAGAGCCcaagcgccgtcgccggc ATCCAGTGACACCTCCAGACGGGAAAGTTGGCATCCCACTCTACGGGCCTCTTGCGGACAACGCGAGGAGATCGCGAGGACTCACGATTCTGCCTAGCGGGGTAGCCTTGATCGCTGAGAGGCTAAATTATAGTCATCCAGGACAGGATAAGAATACGAGCAAGAGAAATCCAGCAGCCTGGCTCTAG